Within Marinomonas mediterranea MMB-1, the genomic segment GCAATCGATAGCCGTCCGCCGTCTTTTGAAGCAATAGCGCGTCATTGTGCTCGATCAAACTGCCGACTTGAGCGATCGCTGCGCCCGTCACGTCTTCCGCTTTATGCTCTCTACTTAGGCTAAAATACCCACCTTTTGCATACCCTAACCCCAGCTTTTCAGACGTTGAAAACGCGTCCACTTTACCGATCAAAAGCAAATGATCACCCGCTGGTACCTTTTGATAAGATGAGCAGGAAAAGTGCGTTACGGCGCCATCGATCAGAGGCGTACCAAATTCGTCTTCATGCCAAGGCACCTCAGCAAAACGGTCGCCTTTCGATCCGGCGAATATATTCGAGGCATCTTGCTGATCTTCTGACAAAATGCTCACCGCAAAATGGTCACATGATTCAAACACATCGTAGCTGGATAACTTAGTCGCCGGACACACAAGCAACAAAGGCGGGTCCATTGAAACAGAAGTAAAAGAGTTAGCAGTAAATCCGACTTTTTCCCCGCTTTTACTGACCGCTGTGACGATGGTCACTCCTGTCATAAACGAGCCAAAAGCATTACGTAGTTCGCGTACATCAAAATCACTCATAAAAACCTCCTATGCTGGGCTAAAACAGCGCTTAGAGAATTCAATCAATAATGGATTTATTTCACCGGGATGCGTCATCGGGGCCATGTGTTTTGCTTGTTCAACAATATGAAGCTGGCCATGCGGGCAACGCTGTGCCATCGCTTCGGACATCAATGGCGACGAGTTTGGATCACCTTCACCGGTTACAAACAAAGCAGGCATATTCATGGCCGCTAAATCCTTATCGTCCGGTCCATCATTCATGCAGAACACTTCGTATGCTTGCTGATAACCCTCAACAGACACTTGGGTTAACCATTCTGTGCACAGCCTTGCATGATCGACATCGCGCCCAATCAAAGGGAAATCAAACCAACGCTTAACGGGTGCGGTGACATCAGGGTCGACACTGCCTTCCTTGATGCTTTTCACTCGATCTATCACGGCGCGCTTTGCGGAATCGGAGCGTCGATAAACAGAATTGAGTGCGATCACGCCACGGCACCTTTTGGGAAAA encodes:
- a CDS encoding flavin reductase family protein — its product is MSDFDVRELRNAFGSFMTGVTIVTAVSKSGEKVGFTANSFTSVSMDPPLLLVCPATKLSSYDVFESCDHFAVSILSEDQQDASNIFAGSKGDRFAEVPWHEDEFGTPLIDGAVTHFSCSSYQKVPAGDHLLLIGKVDAFSTSEKLGLGYAKGGYFSLSREHKAEDVTGAAIAQVGSLIEHNDALLLQKTADGYRLPETLMSFGRSSQSSLKDYFSELGIHAQVGQVFSVYEKNNSGYFSAYYRAEASSQCELEDFEFIHFDKLTGADFASSDIESMVSRYVEEKQNGVFRLYIGNEKEGEVR
- a CDS encoding alpha/beta fold hydrolase — its product is MTLKTPQRFKSANGLAYVVMGQGQPLVLIHGVGLRLEAWLEQMEALSAHFTVYAVDMPGHGSSALMPGCTDIDGYTDEIAAWIDEIIDQPVVIAGHSMGSMIALNYGFRFPKRCRGVIALNSVYRRSDSAKRAVIDRVKSIKEGSVDPDVTAPVKRWFDFPLIGRDVDHARLCTEWLTQVSVEGYQQAYEVFCMNDGPDDKDLAAMNMPALFVTGEGDPNSSPLMSEAMAQRCPHGQLHIVEQAKHMAPMTHPGEINPLLIEFSKRCFSPA